In Ectothiorhodospiraceae bacterium 2226, a single window of DNA contains:
- the rplE gene encoding 50S ribosomal protein L5 — protein MSRLQEHYRNTVVKKLMDQFGYKSVMEVPRITKITVNMGVGEAVADKKVLEHAVSDLTRIVGQKPIVTKARNSIAGFKIRDGWPIGCKVTLRRERMYDFLDRLVSIAIPRIRDFRGLNPRSFDGRGNYSMGVREQIIFPEVEYDKIDALRGMDITLSTTAKTDEEGRALLAAFSFPFRN, from the coding sequence ATGTCGAGACTGCAAGAACACTACCGGAACACGGTCGTCAAGAAGCTGATGGACCAGTTCGGTTACAAGTCGGTAATGGAAGTCCCCCGGATCACCAAGATTACGGTGAACATGGGCGTGGGCGAAGCCGTGGCCGACAAGAAGGTGCTGGAGCACGCCGTGAGTGACCTCACGCGCATCGTCGGCCAGAAGCCCATCGTGACCAAGGCGCGGAACTCGATCGCCGGGTTCAAGATTCGCGACGGCTGGCCCATCGGCTGCAAGGTCACGCTGCGTCGCGAGCGGATGTACGATTTTCTCGATCGTCTCGTCAGCATCGCGATCCCGCGCATTCGCGACTTCCGCGGGCTGAACCCGCGTTCGTTCGACGGGCGCGGCAACTACAGCATGGGCGTACGCGAGCAGATCATCTTCCCGGAAGTCGAGTACGACAAGATCGACGCGCTCCGCGGTATGGATATCACGCTCAGCACGACTGCCAAGACGGATGAAGAGGGGCGCGCCTTGCTGGCGGCGTTCAGCTTCCCGTTCCGGAACTAA
- the rpsQ gene encoding 30S ribosomal protein S17 produces MSEQATPKRTVTGRVISNKADKTVTVLVERRVPHPIYGKYVRRSTKLHAHDERNECGEGDLVAIEQCRPLSRTKTWRLVEVLERSVAE; encoded by the coding sequence ATGAGCGAGCAGGCCACACCGAAGCGCACGGTGACCGGACGGGTCATCAGCAACAAGGCGGACAAGACGGTGACCGTGCTGGTCGAGCGCCGGGTCCCGCATCCGATCTACGGTAAGTACGTCCGTCGCTCGACCAAGCTCCACGCGCACGACGAGCGCAACGAATGCGGTGAAGGGGACCTGGTGGCAATCGAGCAGTGTCGCCCGCTGAGCCGCACGAAGACCTGGCGTCTGGTCGAGGTGTTGGAGCGGTCGGTCGCCGAGTAA
- the rpsC gene encoding 30S ribosomal protein S3 — protein sequence MGHKVHPTGIRLGIVKDWTSKWYADGGAYADNLNTDLAVRDFLKKRLAQASVSRIQIERPARNARITIHTARPGLVIGKKGEDIERLRKEVSEKMGVPVHINIEEIRKPELDAQLVAESVAQQLVKRIMFRRAMKRALGNSMRLGAKGIKIQVSGRLNGAEIARTEWVREGRVPLHTLRADVDYGFAEARTTYGVIGVKVWIFKGEILDLSEGPGAGAERAAAG from the coding sequence ATGGGTCATAAAGTACACCCCACGGGTATTCGCCTCGGGATCGTCAAAGACTGGACCTCCAAGTGGTATGCCGACGGCGGCGCCTACGCGGACAATCTGAACACCGATCTCGCGGTGCGCGATTTCCTGAAGAAGCGCCTTGCGCAAGCCTCGGTGAGTCGCATTCAGATCGAGCGCCCGGCGCGTAACGCCCGGATCACGATCCACACGGCGCGTCCCGGCTTGGTGATCGGCAAGAAGGGCGAGGACATCGAGCGCCTGCGCAAAGAGGTCTCCGAGAAGATGGGCGTGCCGGTACACATCAACATCGAAGAGATCCGCAAGCCGGAACTCGACGCACAGTTGGTGGCCGAAAGCGTGGCTCAGCAGTTGGTGAAGCGCATCATGTTCCGCCGCGCCATGAAGCGCGCGCTGGGCAATTCCATGCGTCTTGGCGCCAAGGGTATCAAGATCCAGGTTTCCGGTCGTCTGAACGGCGCCGAGATCGCCCGCACCGAGTGGGTGCGTGAGGGGCGCGTGCCTCTGCACACCCTGCGGGCAGATGTCGATTACGGCTTTGCCGAGGCACGTACGACCTATGGCGTGATTGGCGTGAAGGTGTGGATCTTCAAGGGCGAGATTCTCGACCTGAGCGAAGGCCCCGGCGCCGGCGCCGAGCGCGCCGCGGCCGGTTAA
- the rpmC gene encoding 50S ribosomal protein L29 produces MKASEARNKTVDELREELLNLRREQFNLRMQQGTGQLAKPAQVKVARRAIARIKTVLNEMAKAGNKA; encoded by the coding sequence ATGAAGGCGAGCGAAGCGAGAAACAAGACTGTGGACGAGCTGCGCGAGGAGCTGCTGAACCTGCGCCGCGAGCAGTTCAATCTGCGGATGCAGCAGGGCACCGGGCAGCTGGCGAAGCCGGCGCAGGTGAAGGTCGCGCGGCGCGCGATCGCGCGCATCAAGACGGTGCTCAACGAGATGGCGAAGGCGGGTAACAAGGCATGA
- the rplV gene encoding 50S ribosomal protein L22, which yields MEVSAKLRHARVSPQKGRLVADQIRGLPVERALQTLGFSPKKAAGIVKKVLESAIANAEHNEGMDVDELRVAKIWVDEGPVFKRIEARAKGRANRILKRTSHITVTVADK from the coding sequence ATGGAAGTTTCCGCCAAGCTGCGCCACGCGCGCGTCTCGCCCCAGAAGGGGCGCCTGGTTGCGGACCAGATTCGCGGGTTGCCGGTCGAGCGTGCGCTGCAGACGCTGGGCTTCAGCCCTAAGAAAGCCGCCGGCATCGTGAAGAAGGTACTCGAGTCCGCCATTGCCAATGCCGAGCACAACGAAGGCATGGATGTCGATGAGCTGCGCGTCGCGAAGATCTGGGTCGACGAGGGCCCGGTCTTTAAGCGTATCGAGGCGCGCGCCAAGGGCCGTGCGAACCGCATCCTGAAGCGGACCAGCCACATCACGGTCACCGTGGCGGACAAGTAA
- the rpsH gene encoding 30S ribosomal protein S8: MSMTDPIADMLTRIRNGLSAGKAEVRMPSSKLKKAIANVLKDEGYIHDFAVQDIDGKPQLTVTLKYYQGKPVIARIERVSRPGLRVYKGKDALPKVDGGLGVAIVSTSAGLMSDRAARTAGHGGEVLCFVA; the protein is encoded by the coding sequence ATGAGCATGACTGATCCGATCGCAGACATGTTGACCCGTATCCGTAACGGGTTGTCTGCCGGCAAGGCGGAGGTGCGTATGCCCTCTTCCAAGCTGAAGAAGGCGATCGCGAATGTGCTGAAGGACGAAGGCTACATTCACGATTTCGCCGTCCAGGATATCGATGGCAAGCCGCAGCTGACTGTCACCCTGAAGTACTACCAGGGCAAGCCGGTCATCGCCCGCATCGAGCGCGTGAGCCGTCCGGGTTTGCGCGTATACAAGGGCAAAGACGCGCTGCCTAAGGTCGACGGTGGCCTGGGTGTGGCGATTGTTTCCACGTCGGCCGGTCTGATGAGCGACCGGGCGGCGCGTACGGCAGGGCACGGCGGCGAAGTGCTGTGCTTCGTAGCCTAA
- the rpsN gene encoding 30S ribosomal protein S14, giving the protein MAKLSMINREHKRQRCVEKFAAKRAMLKAKLKDPATSDEERAELQVQFQKLPRDASPTRMRNRCRITGRPHGFYRKFGLARNKLREAAMRGDVPGLHKASW; this is encoded by the coding sequence ATGGCAAAGCTTTCCATGATCAACCGCGAGCATAAGCGCCAGCGTTGCGTCGAGAAGTTCGCCGCCAAACGCGCCATGCTCAAGGCCAAGCTGAAGGACCCCGCGACCAGCGATGAGGAGCGCGCGGAGCTGCAGGTGCAGTTCCAGAAGCTGCCACGCGACGCCAGTCCGACGCGCATGCGCAATCGCTGCCGTATCACCGGTCGGCCGCACGGCTTCTACCGCAAGTTCGGTCTGGCGCGCAACAAACTGCGCGAGGCAGCGATGCGCGGCGACGTGCCGGGTCTGCACAAAGCCAGCTGGTAG
- the rplP gene encoding 50S ribosomal protein L16, with protein MLQPKRTKFRKQMKGRNRGLAQAGNKVSFGEFGLKATTRGRLTARQIEAARRTMTRHIKRGGKVWIRVFPDKPISKKPLEVRMGKGKGSVEYWVAQIQPGRVLYEMEGVSEEVAREAFRLAAAKLPVLTAFVTRQVM; from the coding sequence ATGCTGCAGCCAAAACGAACGAAATTCCGCAAGCAGATGAAGGGCCGCAACCGCGGCTTGGCGCAGGCGGGCAACAAGGTGAGCTTCGGTGAGTTCGGTCTGAAGGCGACTACGCGTGGTCGCTTGACGGCGCGGCAGATCGAGGCCGCGCGTCGCACCATGACCCGTCACATCAAGCGTGGCGGAAAGGTGTGGATCCGCGTGTTCCCCGACAAGCCGATCTCGAAGAAGCCGCTTGAAGTGCGTATGGGTAAGGGCAAGGGTTCGGTCGAATATTGGGTCGCGCAGATCCAGCCGGGCCGAGTCCTTTATGAAATGGAAGGGGTGTCCGAGGAAGTGGCGCGCGAGGCGTTTCGCCTGGCTGCAGCCAAGCTTCCCGTACTGACCGCCTTCGTGACGCGGCAGGTGATGTGA
- the rplB gene encoding 50S ribosomal protein L2, producing MPVVKTKPTSAGRRFVVKVVNPELHRGEPYAPLLERKSRKGGRNNQGRITTRHHGGGHKQHYRVIDFKRDKDGIAGRVERLEYDPNRSAHIALVLYADGERRYIIAPKDVAVGAELMSGPDSPIKPGNCLRLRNIPVGSTVHCVELKQGKGAQLARSAGTAVQLVAREGDYATLRLRSGEMRRVHADCRATIGQASNSEHSLRSLGKAGAARWRGKRPTVRGVVMNPVDHPHGGGEGRTSGGRHPVSPWGTPTKGYKTRRNKRTDSMIVRRRHKK from the coding sequence ATGCCTGTAGTCAAGACCAAGCCGACCTCCGCCGGGCGCCGCTTCGTCGTCAAGGTGGTGAACCCCGAGTTGCACCGGGGCGAGCCCTATGCGCCGTTGCTGGAGCGTAAGAGCCGCAAGGGTGGCCGTAACAATCAGGGGCGTATCACGACGCGCCACCACGGTGGCGGGCACAAGCAGCACTACCGCGTCATCGACTTCAAGCGCGACAAGGACGGCATTGCCGGCCGTGTTGAGCGCCTGGAGTACGACCCGAACCGCAGCGCGCACATCGCCCTCGTGCTTTACGCCGACGGCGAGCGGCGCTACATCATCGCGCCGAAGGATGTCGCGGTCGGCGCGGAGTTGATGTCTGGTCCCGATTCGCCGATCAAGCCGGGTAACTGCCTGCGGTTGCGCAATATTCCGGTCGGTAGCACGGTGCACTGCGTGGAACTCAAGCAGGGCAAGGGCGCCCAGCTCGCGCGCAGCGCCGGTACCGCCGTTCAGCTGGTGGCGCGTGAGGGCGACTACGCCACGCTGCGCCTGCGCTCGGGCGAGATGCGCCGGGTGCACGCTGACTGCAGGGCGACTATCGGTCAGGCGAGTAATAGCGAACACAGCCTGCGTTCCCTGGGCAAGGCCGGTGCCGCGCGTTGGCGCGGCAAGCGCCCGACGGTACGCGGCGTAGTGATGAACCCCGTCGACCATCCGCACGGCGGTGGTGAGGGGCGCACTTCGGGTGGTCGTCACCCGGTGAGCCCATGGGGTACGCCCACCAAGGGCTACAAGACGCGGCGTAACAAGCGCACCGATTCGATGATCGTGCGCCGACGCCACAAGAAGTAA
- the rplN gene encoding 50S ribosomal protein L14 has protein sequence MIQMQSTLDVADNSGARRVMCIKVLGGSHRRYAGIGDIIKVSVKEAAPRGKVKKGDVVNAVVVRTRKGVRRPDGSLIRFDKNAAVLLNNQLQPVGTRIFGPVTRELRSERFMKIISLAPEVL, from the coding sequence ATGATTCAGATGCAGTCGACGCTCGACGTCGCCGACAACAGCGGGGCGCGCCGGGTGATGTGTATCAAGGTCCTCGGGGGCTCACACCGCCGCTATGCCGGGATCGGGGACATCATCAAGGTGAGCGTCAAGGAGGCCGCGCCGCGCGGCAAGGTCAAGAAGGGCGACGTGGTGAACGCCGTCGTGGTGCGTACCCGCAAGGGTGTGCGCCGCCCGGACGGTTCGCTGATCCGCTTCGACAAGAATGCCGCGGTGCTGCTCAACAACCAGCTCCAGCCGGTCGGTACCCGTATCTTCGGGCCCGTGACCCGCGAGCTGCGCAGCGAGCGCTTCATGAAGATCATCTCGCTCGCGCCTGAAGTGCTGTAG
- the rpsS gene encoding 30S ribosomal protein S19: MPRSVKKGPFVDLHLAKKVDEAVATNSKRPIKTWSRRSMVLPEMIGLTIAVHNGRQHVPVMVTENMVGHKLGEFAPTRTFKGHAADRKGK; this comes from the coding sequence ATGCCACGCTCAGTCAAGAAGGGGCCGTTTGTCGACCTGCACCTGGCCAAGAAAGTCGACGAGGCGGTCGCGACGAACAGCAAACGCCCGATCAAGACCTGGTCGCGGCGTTCCATGGTGCTGCCCGAGATGATCGGGCTCACGATCGCGGTGCATAACGGACGGCAGCACGTGCCGGTGATGGTGACCGAGAATATGGTCGGTCACAAGCTGGGCGAGTTCGCGCCGACGCGCACGTTCAAGGGCCACGCGGCCGACCGCAAGGGCAAGTAA
- the rplX gene encoding 50S ribosomal protein L24, with amino-acid sequence MRKIKRGDEIIAIAGKDKGKRGTVLKVLVNDRVVVENINVAKKHQKPNPQAGVGGGIIEKEMPIHISNVALYNPVAGKADRVGFKILEDGRKVRVYKSNQEVVDV; translated from the coding sequence ATGCGCAAGATCAAGAGAGGCGACGAGATTATCGCCATCGCCGGTAAGGACAAGGGCAAGCGCGGCACCGTGCTGAAGGTCCTGGTCAACGACCGCGTGGTGGTGGAGAACATCAACGTCGCGAAGAAGCATCAAAAGCCGAACCCGCAGGCGGGCGTCGGCGGCGGGATCATCGAAAAGGAGATGCCGATTCACATCTCCAATGTGGCCCTGTACAACCCGGTGGCCGGCAAGGCCGACCGCGTGGGCTTCAAGATCCTGGAGGACGGACGCAAAGTGCGCGTCTACAAGTCCAACCAGGAAGTTGTGGACGTGTAA